A single Thermoanaerobacterium sp. RBIITD DNA region contains:
- the tig gene encoding trigger factor, producing MSSNLKKLEKSVATIELNIPKEKFEEGLNYSYKKNVGKFNIPGFRRGKAPRIIVERYYGEGVLYEDAIEHVFPDAYQEALDSFKIEPVDSPNIDIIQIGKGKDLIIEAVVPVLPDVELGQYKGIEVKKVEYNVKDEDVTNRLEQMREKNARVIPVEDRAAQMGDIVDISFEGFIDGVPFEGGKSDNYSLELGSKTFIPGFEEQIVGHNVNDEFDVNVKFPEDYRVENLKGKDAVFKVKLNSIKYKELPELNDDFAKDVSEFDTLDELKDSIKKEIQEQYNKNAENEMKDNAVKTVVENAKVEIPEVMIDRQIDISLRDLDYNLRYQGLNLDKYLEITGKSKDDLRKEMHDDAALRVKTQLVIDKIGKNENIEATDEEVENRISEMAKNYNISVEDLKKELNENQINNIKEDIVYFKTIDFIFDNSKIISKEE from the coding sequence ATGAGCAGTAATCTAAAGAAATTAGAAAAAAGTGTTGCTACAATTGAATTAAATATTCCAAAAGAAAAATTCGAAGAAGGTTTAAATTATTCATACAAAAAGAATGTTGGTAAGTTTAATATCCCTGGCTTTAGACGTGGAAAAGCACCAAGAATTATTGTTGAAAGGTATTATGGCGAAGGTGTATTATATGAGGATGCTATTGAGCACGTGTTTCCTGATGCATATCAAGAGGCACTAGACTCATTCAAAATCGAGCCTGTAGATAGCCCAAATATAGATATTATTCAAATCGGAAAAGGTAAAGACTTAATAATAGAAGCAGTAGTTCCTGTTCTGCCAGATGTAGAACTTGGACAATATAAAGGTATAGAAGTTAAAAAAGTAGAGTATAATGTAAAAGACGAGGATGTTACAAATAGATTAGAGCAGATGAGAGAAAAAAATGCGAGAGTAATACCTGTAGAAGATAGAGCGGCACAGATGGGTGACATTGTAGATATAAGCTTTGAAGGTTTTATCGATGGTGTTCCATTTGAAGGTGGTAAAAGCGATAATTACTCACTTGAGCTTGGTTCCAAGACATTCATACCAGGCTTTGAAGAACAAATTGTTGGTCATAATGTTAATGATGAATTTGATGTGAATGTAAAGTTTCCTGAAGATTATAGAGTAGAAAATTTAAAAGGGAAAGACGCAGTTTTTAAAGTAAAATTAAACTCAATAAAATATAAAGAGCTGCCTGAATTAAATGATGACTTTGCAAAAGATGTCAGTGAGTTTGATACACTTGATGAATTAAAAGACAGCATAAAAAAAGAAATCCAAGAGCAATACAATAAAAATGCAGAAAATGAGATGAAAGATAACGCAGTTAAAACTGTTGTCGAAAATGCAAAAGTTGAAATACCGGAAGTAATGATAGATAGACAGATAGACATTTCATTGAGAGACCTCGATTACAACTTGAGATATCAAGGTTTAAATCTCGACAAGTACCTTGAGATAACAGGAAAAAGTAAAGATGACTTAAGGAAAGAAATGCATGATGATGCTGCATTAAGGGTAAAGACACAGCTTGTTATAGACAAAATTGGCAAGAATGAAAATATTGAAGCTACAGATGAAGAAGTTGAGAATAGAATAAGTGAAATGGCAAAAAATTACAACATATCTGTAGAAGATTTAAAGAAAGAACTTAATGAAAACCAAATAAATAATATAAAAGAAGATATAGTATATTTTAAGACGATTGACTTTATCTTTGATAATAGTAAAATAATAAGTAAAGAGGAGTGA